The nucleotide sequence GCGGAAATGATGACTTATTTGCTCGCGAAGGGCTTCGGTAGGGTTTTTTGTCCCTATTTTGATAAGAATTTCATCAGTGAGGATATCATTGGTATTGATTTCTATAATGTAATTCTCTATAGCTTCAAACCCCGTAAGCAAATCCATTAGGGCTGGCGGGTAGAGAGTAGTTCCTTTGTATTTGATCATCTGCTGTTTGCGACCGAGTACAGGGCTCACTCGTGCCGTATGTCGCCCGCACTTACAAGGGGTATTGTGCATCGCCACTATATCACCTGTGCGAAAACGCAATAGTGGCATACCTTCCACTCCCAAAGTGGTAATCGTGAGCTCTCCACTCTCGCCATCGGGTACGGGGTGACCATCGTCATCTAATACCTCGGTGATGATGAGCTCAGGGTGGTGATGCCCTCCGTGTTGGTACTCACATTCGGTGAAAGTAGTGCTCATCTCGGTAGAAGCATAAGTGGAGTAAAGTTGCAATCCCTGCCATTTTTCGGTAATCTTTTTCGCTAAGAGTGTAGGGCTAAAATCCTGATTACGCAACGCCTCGCCTATACACACTACTCCCTTTACGGAAGAAGCGCGATAGTCGATATCATTCTTTTCGGCATATTCTATCATTTTTAGCACAAAAGAAGGCACTGCAATAAGGTATTTAGGTTCGTACAATCGGATAGAATCCCATTGCAATTCGGGTATTCCTGCCCCTACCCTAATAATGCTTGCCCCCATTTTGCGTATGCCTAAGAAATAAGCCAATCCTGCCATAAAACGGCGGTCGATAGTAGTCATAAGTTGGACTACATCGCCTTTTTGAATGCCTGCACAAGCTAATGAGATAGCTTCGTTGTACGCCAAACGTTCTAAATCCCTGTCAGTGAGACCGAAAGTAACAGGCGTTCCCATAGTGCCTGAGGTTGAAGCATAGTCTACAATAGCAGTTTTAGGCACGCAGAGAAAAGCGTCGTTCTCGCGTTGCAAATCGTCTTTATGGGTAGTGGGTATCTTTTGTAAATCGGCAAGGGTGCGGATATCCTCTATACGGATATGGTGCTTGCGGAAGAGATTTTGATAAAAAACCGATTTTTCATTGAGGTATTGCAATAGCTCTCGCAGTTTTTCTTCTTGAAAAGCGATAATCTCGGCTTCCGATTGGGTTTCTATGGTTGGAATAAGTGTACTCATTATTTTTGTTAATAAAATTTTGCCAAAGGTTCTAATGCCCGTGTGGCTCGCTCCTTTGGCAAAGTTGTATGTAAATTTCCTTATTTAAAAAATCGTTTTAAGGAATTTAAGAATCCT is from Capnocytophaga ochracea DSM 7271 and encodes:
- a CDS encoding phenylacetate--CoA ligase family protein, with amino-acid sequence MSTLIPTIETQSEAEIIAFQEEKLRELLQYLNEKSVFYQNLFRKHHIRIEDIRTLADLQKIPTTHKDDLQRENDAFLCVPKTAIVDYASTSGTMGTPVTFGLTDRDLERLAYNEAISLACAGIQKGDVVQLMTTIDRRFMAGLAYFLGIRKMGASIIRVGAGIPELQWDSIRLYEPKYLIAVPSFVLKMIEYAEKNDIDYRASSVKGVVCIGEALRNQDFSPTLLAKKITEKWQGLQLYSTYASTEMSTTFTECEYQHGGHHHPELIITEVLDDDGHPVPDGESGELTITTLGVEGMPLLRFRTGDIVAMHNTPCKCGRHTARVSPVLGRKQQMIKYKGTTLYPPALMDLLTGFEAIENYIIEINTNDILTDEILIKIGTKNPTEALREQISHHFRAKLRVVPKIEFCDIALIEQQLYPLGSRKPMKFVDKRKPLN